In one window of Solanum pennellii chromosome 2, SPENNV200 DNA:
- the LOC107009485 gene encoding cysteine-rich receptor-like protein kinase 10 isoform X3: protein MKFTVSSLMCRWKLRHLQKRKRKLVDIIQGKIAYSIYMIKESRIFTLYSICYHYYYFGEGTLGDDTSDVESLQYDFSIIREATENFSNANKLGQGGFGPVYKGKLQNGQEVAVKRLSADSGQGDLEFKNEVLLVARLQHRNLVRLLGFCLDGTERLLVYEFGPNASLDQFLFDQVKRSQLDWERRSKIIGGIARGIVYLHEDSRLRIIHRDLKAGNVLLDAEMNPKIADFGMARLFTLDETQGNTNRIVGTYGYMAPEYAMQGQFSVKSDVYSFGVLVLEIISGQRNICSRKGDSVEDLLSVAWLNWREETVSNLIDPILRGSSGLVGDIVRYIHIALLCVQENVANRPNMGEVLLMLSSHSLSLPVPHNPQILHFGDVNSTISESSKITDSKSICSSGNQDLITELHPR, encoded by the exons ATGAAATTTACCGTTTCTTCGCTGATGTGTCGTTGGAAGCTCCGCCACCTACag AAGCGAAAGAGGAAGCTGGTGGACATAATTCAAGGTAAGATAGCGTATAGTATTTATATGATTAAGGAAAGTAGAATTTTCACTCTATACTCTATTTGTTATCACTACTACTACTTTGGTGAAGGTACACTTGGGGATGATACTAGCGATGTAGAATCGTTGCAGTATGATTTTTCTATAATTAGAGAAGCAACAGAAAACTTCTCAAATGCTAATAAATTGGGACAGGGAGGATTTGGTCCTGTGTATAAG GGTAAGCTTCAAAATGGACAAGAAGTAGCAGTGAAAAGATTGTCAGCAGATTCAGGCCAAGGTGATCTAGAGTTCAAAAACGAGGTCTTGTTGGTTGCCAGGCTTCAACACAGGAATTTGGTTAGATTACTCGGATTTTGCCTTGATGGAACAGAGAGACTTCTTGTCTATGAATTTGGTCCCAATGCAAGCCTTGACCAATTTTTATTTG ATCAAGTTAAACGTAGCCAACTGGACTGGGAAAGGCGATCCAAAATCATAGGAGGCATAGCTAGGGGAATTGTTTACCTTCATGAGGATTCTAGACTTCGCATCATTCATCGTGATCTCAAAGCTGGTAATGTTCTACTTGATGCAGAGATGAATCCTAAAATTGCAGACTTTGGCATGGCAAGACTATTTACATTGGATGAAACTCAAGGCAACACAAACAGAATTGTTGGGACTTA TGGGTATATGGCTCCAGAATATGCAATGCAGGGGCAATTTTCAGTGAAATCAGATGTTTATAGCTTTGGAGTACTAGTCCTGGAAATTATAAGCGGTCAACGAAACATTTGTTCCAGAAAAGGAGATTCAGTGGAAGACCTTCTGAGCGTT gCTTGGTTGAACTGGCGCGAAGAAACAGTTTCAAATTTGATTGACCCTATTCTGAGGGGAAGCTCAGGACTTGTTGGTGACATAGTGAGATACATCCACATTGCTTTATTGTGCGTTCAAGAAAATGTTGCTAATAGACCAAACATGGGTGAAGTACTTCTCATGCTCAGTAGTCACTCTTTGAGTCTTCCAGTTCCACACAACCCACAGATTTTACACTTTGGAGATGTCAATTCAACAATTTCCGAGTCCAGCAAAATAACGGATAGTAAATCAATATGTTCTTCAGGAAATCAGGATTTGATAACTGAGTTGCATCCTCGATAA
- the LOC107009485 gene encoding putative receptor-like protein kinase At4g00960 isoform X1, which yields MVIQKWLLFLFLHLHLHVLNIVAQLPDLDFGSCGENGNYTENSTYKNDLNTLLTSLPSKIDDYGFYYDSIGEVSGIMLCRGDVKLDDCRVCVYNAAQKLVQLCPIQKEVLGGYDECLLLYSNNQSIIETPSLSVRYFFSNTANASKPKEFNQELRQLLENLRDRAINGGPFRKYASGNVTDSDFQTIYALVQCTPDLTPRNCFNCLTDAYGYIPQCPCVGNIGGRIIGPRCNFRYEIYRFFADVSLEAPPPTGNDDKTAPTGNDNTAPIVQDNKKARLVIIIIVPTVIVVILTVCISVILMKKRKRKLVDIIQGKIAYSIYMIKESRIFTLYSICYHYYYFGEGTLGDDTSDVESLQYDFSIIREATENFSNANKLGQGGFGPVYKGKLQNGQEVAVKRLSADSGQGDLEFKNEVLLVARLQHRNLVRLLGFCLDGTERLLVYEFGPNASLDQFLFDQVKRSQLDWERRSKIIGGIARGIVYLHEDSRLRIIHRDLKAGNVLLDAEMNPKIADFGMARLFTLDETQGNTNRIVGTYGYMAPEYAMQGQFSVKSDVYSFGVLVLEIISGQRNICSRKGDSVEDLLSVAWLNWREETVSNLIDPILRGSSGLVGDIVRYIHIALLCVQENVANRPNMGEVLLMLSSHSLSLPVPHNPQILHFGDVNSTISESSKITDSKSICSSGNQDLITELHPR from the exons ATGGTTATTCAAAAGTGGTTACTCTTTCTGTTTCTGCATTTACATTTACATGTTCTCAATATTGTAGCGCAGCTGCCTGATTTAGATTTTGGTTCATGTGGTGAGAATGGTAACTATACTGAGAATAGTACCTACAAGAACGATCTAAACACACTCCTCACTTCCCTTCCCTCAAAAATAGATGACTATGGTTTCTACTATGATTCCATCGGCGAGGTCAGTGGTATTATGCTATGTAGAGGAGATGTGAAGCTAGACGATTGCCGCGTTTGTGTCTATAACGCTGCTCAAAAACTTGTACAGCTATGTCCTATCCAAAAAGAAGTTCTTGGTGGCTATGATGAATGTTTGTTGCTTTACTCGAATAATCAATCCATTATAGAAACTCCATCATTGTCTGTTCGATATTTTTTTTCGAATACTGCGAATGCCTCAAAACCCAAGGAATTTAACCAGGAGCTAAGACAATTATTGGAAAATTTACGAGACCGTGCTATAAATGGTGGTCCCTTTCGAAAATATGCTAGTGGTAATGTGACAGATTCAGATTTCCAGACTATATATGCACTTGTGCAGTGTACTCCTGATTTAACTCCTCGTAATTGCTTCAATTGCTTAACTGACGCTTATGGTTACATACCTCAATGTCCTTGCGTGGGGAATATCGGTGGAAGAATAATTGGGCCTAGGTGCAACTTCCGTTATGAAATTTACCGTTTCTTCGCTGATGTGTCGTTGGAAGCTCCGCCACCTACag GAAATGATGATAAAACGGCTCCAACAGGGAATGATAATACAGCTCCAATAGTGCAGGATAATAAAAAAGCTAGACTCGTCATTATTATCATTGTGCCAACTGTTATAGTTGTTATTCTTACTGTATGTATTTCTGTCATCTTAATGAAGAAGCGAAAGAGGAAGCTGGTGGACATAATTCAAGGTAAGATAGCGTATAGTATTTATATGATTAAGGAAAGTAGAATTTTCACTCTATACTCTATTTGTTATCACTACTACTACTTTGGTGAAGGTACACTTGGGGATGATACTAGCGATGTAGAATCGTTGCAGTATGATTTTTCTATAATTAGAGAAGCAACAGAAAACTTCTCAAATGCTAATAAATTGGGACAGGGAGGATTTGGTCCTGTGTATAAG GGTAAGCTTCAAAATGGACAAGAAGTAGCAGTGAAAAGATTGTCAGCAGATTCAGGCCAAGGTGATCTAGAGTTCAAAAACGAGGTCTTGTTGGTTGCCAGGCTTCAACACAGGAATTTGGTTAGATTACTCGGATTTTGCCTTGATGGAACAGAGAGACTTCTTGTCTATGAATTTGGTCCCAATGCAAGCCTTGACCAATTTTTATTTG ATCAAGTTAAACGTAGCCAACTGGACTGGGAAAGGCGATCCAAAATCATAGGAGGCATAGCTAGGGGAATTGTTTACCTTCATGAGGATTCTAGACTTCGCATCATTCATCGTGATCTCAAAGCTGGTAATGTTCTACTTGATGCAGAGATGAATCCTAAAATTGCAGACTTTGGCATGGCAAGACTATTTACATTGGATGAAACTCAAGGCAACACAAACAGAATTGTTGGGACTTA TGGGTATATGGCTCCAGAATATGCAATGCAGGGGCAATTTTCAGTGAAATCAGATGTTTATAGCTTTGGAGTACTAGTCCTGGAAATTATAAGCGGTCAACGAAACATTTGTTCCAGAAAAGGAGATTCAGTGGAAGACCTTCTGAGCGTT gCTTGGTTGAACTGGCGCGAAGAAACAGTTTCAAATTTGATTGACCCTATTCTGAGGGGAAGCTCAGGACTTGTTGGTGACATAGTGAGATACATCCACATTGCTTTATTGTGCGTTCAAGAAAATGTTGCTAATAGACCAAACATGGGTGAAGTACTTCTCATGCTCAGTAGTCACTCTTTGAGTCTTCCAGTTCCACACAACCCACAGATTTTACACTTTGGAGATGTCAATTCAACAATTTCCGAGTCCAGCAAAATAACGGATAGTAAATCAATATGTTCTTCAGGAAATCAGGATTTGATAACTGAGTTGCATCCTCGATAA
- the LOC107009485 gene encoding putative receptor-like protein kinase At4g00960 isoform X2, with the protein MVIQKWLLFLFLHLHLHVLNIVAQLPDLDFGSCGENGNYTENSTYKNDLNTLLTSLPSKIDDYGFYYDSIGEVSGIMLCRGDVKLDDCRVCVYNAAQKLVQLCPIQKEVLGGYDECLLLYSNNQSIIETPSLSVRYFFSNTANASKPKEFNQELRQLLENLRDRAINGGPFRKYASGNVTDSDFQTIYALVQCTPDLTPRNCFNCLTDAYGYIPQCPCVGNIGGRIIGPRCNFRYEIYRFFADVSLEAPPPTGNDDKTAPTGNDNTAPIVQDNKKARLVIIIIVPTVIVVILTVCISVILMKKRKRKLVDIIQGTLGDDTSDVESLQYDFSIIREATENFSNANKLGQGGFGPVYKGKLQNGQEVAVKRLSADSGQGDLEFKNEVLLVARLQHRNLVRLLGFCLDGTERLLVYEFGPNASLDQFLFDQVKRSQLDWERRSKIIGGIARGIVYLHEDSRLRIIHRDLKAGNVLLDAEMNPKIADFGMARLFTLDETQGNTNRIVGTYGYMAPEYAMQGQFSVKSDVYSFGVLVLEIISGQRNICSRKGDSVEDLLSVAWLNWREETVSNLIDPILRGSSGLVGDIVRYIHIALLCVQENVANRPNMGEVLLMLSSHSLSLPVPHNPQILHFGDVNSTISESSKITDSKSICSSGNQDLITELHPR; encoded by the exons ATGGTTATTCAAAAGTGGTTACTCTTTCTGTTTCTGCATTTACATTTACATGTTCTCAATATTGTAGCGCAGCTGCCTGATTTAGATTTTGGTTCATGTGGTGAGAATGGTAACTATACTGAGAATAGTACCTACAAGAACGATCTAAACACACTCCTCACTTCCCTTCCCTCAAAAATAGATGACTATGGTTTCTACTATGATTCCATCGGCGAGGTCAGTGGTATTATGCTATGTAGAGGAGATGTGAAGCTAGACGATTGCCGCGTTTGTGTCTATAACGCTGCTCAAAAACTTGTACAGCTATGTCCTATCCAAAAAGAAGTTCTTGGTGGCTATGATGAATGTTTGTTGCTTTACTCGAATAATCAATCCATTATAGAAACTCCATCATTGTCTGTTCGATATTTTTTTTCGAATACTGCGAATGCCTCAAAACCCAAGGAATTTAACCAGGAGCTAAGACAATTATTGGAAAATTTACGAGACCGTGCTATAAATGGTGGTCCCTTTCGAAAATATGCTAGTGGTAATGTGACAGATTCAGATTTCCAGACTATATATGCACTTGTGCAGTGTACTCCTGATTTAACTCCTCGTAATTGCTTCAATTGCTTAACTGACGCTTATGGTTACATACCTCAATGTCCTTGCGTGGGGAATATCGGTGGAAGAATAATTGGGCCTAGGTGCAACTTCCGTTATGAAATTTACCGTTTCTTCGCTGATGTGTCGTTGGAAGCTCCGCCACCTACag GAAATGATGATAAAACGGCTCCAACAGGGAATGATAATACAGCTCCAATAGTGCAGGATAATAAAAAAGCTAGACTCGTCATTATTATCATTGTGCCAACTGTTATAGTTGTTATTCTTACTGTATGTATTTCTGTCATCTTAATGAAGAAGCGAAAGAGGAAGCTGGTGGACATAATTCAAG GTACACTTGGGGATGATACTAGCGATGTAGAATCGTTGCAGTATGATTTTTCTATAATTAGAGAAGCAACAGAAAACTTCTCAAATGCTAATAAATTGGGACAGGGAGGATTTGGTCCTGTGTATAAG GGTAAGCTTCAAAATGGACAAGAAGTAGCAGTGAAAAGATTGTCAGCAGATTCAGGCCAAGGTGATCTAGAGTTCAAAAACGAGGTCTTGTTGGTTGCCAGGCTTCAACACAGGAATTTGGTTAGATTACTCGGATTTTGCCTTGATGGAACAGAGAGACTTCTTGTCTATGAATTTGGTCCCAATGCAAGCCTTGACCAATTTTTATTTG ATCAAGTTAAACGTAGCCAACTGGACTGGGAAAGGCGATCCAAAATCATAGGAGGCATAGCTAGGGGAATTGTTTACCTTCATGAGGATTCTAGACTTCGCATCATTCATCGTGATCTCAAAGCTGGTAATGTTCTACTTGATGCAGAGATGAATCCTAAAATTGCAGACTTTGGCATGGCAAGACTATTTACATTGGATGAAACTCAAGGCAACACAAACAGAATTGTTGGGACTTA TGGGTATATGGCTCCAGAATATGCAATGCAGGGGCAATTTTCAGTGAAATCAGATGTTTATAGCTTTGGAGTACTAGTCCTGGAAATTATAAGCGGTCAACGAAACATTTGTTCCAGAAAAGGAGATTCAGTGGAAGACCTTCTGAGCGTT gCTTGGTTGAACTGGCGCGAAGAAACAGTTTCAAATTTGATTGACCCTATTCTGAGGGGAAGCTCAGGACTTGTTGGTGACATAGTGAGATACATCCACATTGCTTTATTGTGCGTTCAAGAAAATGTTGCTAATAGACCAAACATGGGTGAAGTACTTCTCATGCTCAGTAGTCACTCTTTGAGTCTTCCAGTTCCACACAACCCACAGATTTTACACTTTGGAGATGTCAATTCAACAATTTCCGAGTCCAGCAAAATAACGGATAGTAAATCAATATGTTCTTCAGGAAATCAGGATTTGATAACTGAGTTGCATCCTCGATAA
- the LOC107009485 gene encoding cysteine-rich receptor-like protein kinase 10 isoform X4, with amino-acid sequence MKFTVSSLMCRWKLRHLQKRKRKLVDIIQGTLGDDTSDVESLQYDFSIIREATENFSNANKLGQGGFGPVYKGKLQNGQEVAVKRLSADSGQGDLEFKNEVLLVARLQHRNLVRLLGFCLDGTERLLVYEFGPNASLDQFLFDQVKRSQLDWERRSKIIGGIARGIVYLHEDSRLRIIHRDLKAGNVLLDAEMNPKIADFGMARLFTLDETQGNTNRIVGTYGYMAPEYAMQGQFSVKSDVYSFGVLVLEIISGQRNICSRKGDSVEDLLSVAWLNWREETVSNLIDPILRGSSGLVGDIVRYIHIALLCVQENVANRPNMGEVLLMLSSHSLSLPVPHNPQILHFGDVNSTISESSKITDSKSICSSGNQDLITELHPR; translated from the exons ATGAAATTTACCGTTTCTTCGCTGATGTGTCGTTGGAAGCTCCGCCACCTACag AAGCGAAAGAGGAAGCTGGTGGACATAATTCAAG GTACACTTGGGGATGATACTAGCGATGTAGAATCGTTGCAGTATGATTTTTCTATAATTAGAGAAGCAACAGAAAACTTCTCAAATGCTAATAAATTGGGACAGGGAGGATTTGGTCCTGTGTATAAG GGTAAGCTTCAAAATGGACAAGAAGTAGCAGTGAAAAGATTGTCAGCAGATTCAGGCCAAGGTGATCTAGAGTTCAAAAACGAGGTCTTGTTGGTTGCCAGGCTTCAACACAGGAATTTGGTTAGATTACTCGGATTTTGCCTTGATGGAACAGAGAGACTTCTTGTCTATGAATTTGGTCCCAATGCAAGCCTTGACCAATTTTTATTTG ATCAAGTTAAACGTAGCCAACTGGACTGGGAAAGGCGATCCAAAATCATAGGAGGCATAGCTAGGGGAATTGTTTACCTTCATGAGGATTCTAGACTTCGCATCATTCATCGTGATCTCAAAGCTGGTAATGTTCTACTTGATGCAGAGATGAATCCTAAAATTGCAGACTTTGGCATGGCAAGACTATTTACATTGGATGAAACTCAAGGCAACACAAACAGAATTGTTGGGACTTA TGGGTATATGGCTCCAGAATATGCAATGCAGGGGCAATTTTCAGTGAAATCAGATGTTTATAGCTTTGGAGTACTAGTCCTGGAAATTATAAGCGGTCAACGAAACATTTGTTCCAGAAAAGGAGATTCAGTGGAAGACCTTCTGAGCGTT gCTTGGTTGAACTGGCGCGAAGAAACAGTTTCAAATTTGATTGACCCTATTCTGAGGGGAAGCTCAGGACTTGTTGGTGACATAGTGAGATACATCCACATTGCTTTATTGTGCGTTCAAGAAAATGTTGCTAATAGACCAAACATGGGTGAAGTACTTCTCATGCTCAGTAGTCACTCTTTGAGTCTTCCAGTTCCACACAACCCACAGATTTTACACTTTGGAGATGTCAATTCAACAATTTCCGAGTCCAGCAAAATAACGGATAGTAAATCAATATGTTCTTCAGGAAATCAGGATTTGATAACTGAGTTGCATCCTCGATAA
- the LOC114076126 gene encoding LOW QUALITY PROTEIN: NDR1/HIN1-like protein 26 (The sequence of the model RefSeq protein was modified relative to this genomic sequence to represent the inferred CDS: deleted 1 base in 1 codon) → MSPKFGHVLQPQEQLTLVSTMYPVKMDNAHELPVYVDQDHPVRRHHSARYYAHHIKESLTTRVSKLICTIFLTFLSILGIIAFILWLGLRPHRPRIFLHDFSIPAISQGIGPESAQINFNVTARNSNQVIGIFYDAIQMSATYQEQSIGTSQLLTPFYQLPKNTTVLAGTFSGPMVTVTGTQWQQMLDDRSRGTVVFRVELTARIRFKIWSWKSKHHRMHANCPVGVGQDGVILVGYIDKRCPEYFN, encoded by the exons ATGTCCCCTAAATTTGGTCATGTTCTTCAACCTCAAGAACAA CTAACATTAGTCTCAACCATGTATCCTGTGAAAATGGATAACGCGCACGAGTTACCTGTTTATGTAGATCAAGACCACCCTGTAAGGAGACACCATTCGGCTCGATACTATGCTCACCATATTAAAGAGAGTCTAACTACTAGAGTTTCCAAATTAATTTGTACAATTTTCCTAACCTTCCTTTCAATTCTTGGAATCATCGCATTTATTTTATGGTTAGGTTTGCGCCCTCATCGTCCAAGAATTTTCCTACATGACTTTTCAATTCCAGCTATAAGTCAGGGAATTGGACCTGAAAGTGCCCAAATCAACTTTAACGTAACAGCACGAAATTCAAATCAAGTTATTGGGATTTTTTATGATGCAATACAGATGTCAGCGACTTATCAAGAACAGAGTATTGGAACTTCACAATTGTTGACTCCGTTTTATCAATTGCCCAAAAACACTACTGTTCTTGCGGGTACATTTTCTGGCCCCATGGTGACGGTGACCGGAACACAGTGGCAGCAAATGCTTGATGACCGGTCTCGAGGAACGGTGGTTTTCCGGGTAGAGTTGACAGCCAGGATTCGATTTAAGATATGGTCGTGGAAAAGTAAACATCATAGGATGCATGCTAATTGTCCTGTTGGAGTAGGACAAGATGGTGTGATCTTGGTTGGTTACATAGATAAGAGATGTCCAGAATATTTTAATTAG